One region of Gossypium raimondii isolate GPD5lz chromosome 6, ASM2569854v1, whole genome shotgun sequence genomic DNA includes:
- the LOC105774104 gene encoding uncharacterized protein LOC105774104, which yields MAGNLGCVVVSVDGNEGSMDALRWALDNVKLRPSSPDSTQPPGHFLILYVQPPPSIAAGLNPGAIPFGGPTHLEVPAFTAAIEAHQKRITDAILNHALQICAEKKANVKTQVVIGDPKEKICEVIENVHADLLVMGSRAFGPIKRMFLGSVSTYCANHAQCAVMIVKNKEASSKS from the exons ATGGCTGGAAACTTAGGATGCGTCGTCGTATCCGTTGATGGCAACGAAGGAAGCATGGACGCCTTACGATGGGCGCTCGATAATGTTAAGCTCCGACCATCTTCTCCGGACTCTACTCAACCGCCCGGTCACTTCCTCATCCTCTACGTCCAACCTCCACCGTCCATCGCTGCTGGCCTCAATCCCGGCGCCATCCCCTTCGGCGGGCCCA CCCATCTAGAAGTTCCTGCATTCACGGCAGCTATCGAGGCGCATCAGAAGAGAATCACTGATGCGATCTTGAACCATGCTCTTCAGATTTGCGCTGAAAAGAAG GCAAACGTGAAAACTCAAGTTGTGATTGGGGATCCAAAGGAAAAAATTTGTGAAGTAATTGAAAATGTGCATGCTGATTTGCTTGTGATGGGTTCCCGAGCTTTTGGCCCTATTAAAAG AATGTTTTTGGGAAGTGTAAGCACCTATTGCGCCAACCATGCACAATGCGCTGTTATGATTGTAAAGAACAAGGAAGCTTCCTCCAAATCTTAA
- the LOC105773480 gene encoding glucose-6-phosphate isomerase 1, chloroplastic isoform X1 — protein sequence MASVSGLCSSFPSLKPNNRIGGELSPVRKDSLAVSTRSNSSFKHSVARELSADLSKTNDVAGLKQAKQDGLEKDPKALWRRYVDWLYQHKELGLYLDVSRIGFSDEFVSEMEPRFQAAFKAMEELERGAIANPDEGRMVGHYWLRNAKLAPNPFLQVQIDKTLAAVCDFADAVISGKIKPPSPEGRFTQILSVGIGGSALGPQFVAEALAPDNPPLKIRFIDNTDPAGIDHQIAQLGPELASTLVIVISKSGGTPETRNGLLEVQKAFREAGLDFAKQGVAITQENSLLDNTARIEGWVARFPMFDWVGGRTSEMSAVGLLPAALQGVDIREMLIGASMMDEATRSTVLRKNPAALLALCWYWATDGIGSKDMVVLPYKDSLLLFSRYLQQLVMESLGKEFDLDGNRVNQGISVYGNKGSTDQHAYIQQLREGVHNFFVTFIEVLRDRPPGHDWELEPGVTCGDYLFGMLQGTRSALYANDRESITVTVQEVTPRSVGALIALYERAVGIYASLVNINAYHQPGVEAGKKAAGEVLALQKRVLAVLNEASCEDPAESLTLQEIADRCHAPDDIEMIYKIIEHMAANDRALIAEGDCGSPYSLKVFLGECNVDELYA from the exons ATGGCTTCTGTTTCAGGCTTATGTTCTTCTTTTCCATCGTTGAAGCCTAATAACAGAATCGGCGGTGAACTCAGTCCGGTTCGCAAAGACTCACTCGCAGTGTCGACTCGTTCTAACTCGAGCTTTAAACACTCTGTTGCTCGTGAATTATCTGCTGATTTGTCGAAAACGAATGATGTCGCGGGTTTGAAGCAGGCTAAGCAAGATGGACTCGAGAAAGATCCTAAAGCGCTTTGGAGGAGATACGTTGATTGGTTGTACCAGCATAAGGAGCTCGGGTTGTACCTCGATGTGAGTAGGATCGGGTTCTCGGATGAGTTCGTTTCCGAAATGGAGCCCCGGTTTCAAGCCGCGTTTAAGGCTATGGAGGAACTGGAAAGAGGCGCCATCGCCAATCCTGATGAAGGACGGATGGTTGGCCACTATTGGTTGAGGAACGCGAAACTCGCGCCGAATCCGTTTCTGCAAGTTCAGATCGATAAAACTCTCGCCGCCGTTTGCGATTTCGCTGATGCCGTCATCAGCGGTAAG ATTAAACCACCTTCTCCAGAGGGTCGTTTTACTCAAATACTCTCAGTTGGCATTGGAGGTTCGGCTCTGGGCCCGCAGTTCGTCGCGGAAGCATTGGCTCCTGATAATCCTCCTCTTAAG ATAAGATTTATTGATAATACAGATCCTGCTGGAATCGATCATCAAATAGCACAACTTGGGCCTGAGTTGGCTTCTACTCTTGTAATTGTGATTTCAAAG AGTGGAGGTACCCCTGAAACAAGAAATGGTCTATTGGAAGTACAGAAAGCCTTCCGTGAAGCTGGTCTGGATTTTGCAAAACAG GGTGTTGCTATAACACAAGAAAATTCTTTGTTGGACAACACTGCAAGGATTGAGGGTTGGGTAGCCAGGTTCCCTATGTTTGATTGGGTTGGTGGCAGGACCTCTGAAATGTCTGCAGTTGGTTTGCTTCCTGCAGCACTTCAG GGAGTTGACATAAGAGAAATGCTTATTGGTGCATCCATGATGGATGAGGCCACTAGGAGCACAGTC CTGAGGAAGAATCCTGCAGCATTGCTTGCTTTATGTTGGTACTGGGCAACTGATGGGATTGGATCTAAG GATATGGTTGTTCTTCCTTACAAGGATAGCTTATTACTATTTAGCAGATATTTACAACAGTTGGTTATGGAATCGCTTGGCAAGGAGTTTGATCTGGATGGTAACCGG GTAAATCAAGGAATTTCTGTTTATGGAAATAAAGGAAGCACAGATCAGCACGC CTATATCCAACAACTGAGGGAGGGTGTGCATAATTTCTTTGTGACCTTTATCGAAGTTCTACGTGATAGACCCCCTGGTCATGATTGGGAGCTTGAACCGGGTGTTACATGTGGTGACTACCTGTTTGGAATGCTACAG GGCACAAGATCAGCTCTGTATGCAAATGACCGAGAATCCATCACTGTCACTGTCCAAGAGGTGACACCTAGATCTGTTGGGGCACTCATAGCACTTTATGAGCGAGCAGTTGGAATTTACGCCTCGCTTGTCAACATCAATGCTTATCATCAACCCG GTGTGGAAGCTGGGAAAAAAGCTGCTGGTGAAGTATTAGCTCTACAAAAGCGGGTTTTAGCGGTGCTCAACGAGGCCAG CTGTGAAGACCCTGCCGAATCATTGACGCTTCAAGAAATCGCTGACCGTTGCCATGCCCCGGACGAT ATTGAAATGATATACAAAATCATCGAACACATGGCCGCCAATGACCGAGCACTAATCGCCGAAGGAGACTGTGGTTCACCATATAGCTTAAAAGTTTTCCTCGGCGAATGTAACGTCGATGAATTATATGCGTAA
- the LOC105773480 gene encoding glucose-6-phosphate isomerase 1, chloroplastic isoform X2, whose translation MASVSGLCSSFPSLKPNNRIGGELSPVRKDSLAVSTRSNSSFKHSVARELSADLSKTNDVAGLKQAKQDGLEKDPKALWRRYVDWLYQHKELGLYLDVSRIGFSDEFVSEMEPRFQAAFKAMEELERGAIANPDEGRMVGHYWLRNAKLAPNPFLQVQIDKTLAAVCDFADAVISGKIKPPSPEGRFTQILSVGIGGSALGPQFVAEALAPDNPPLKIRFIDNTDPAGIDHQIAQLGPELASTLVIVISKSGGTPETRNGLLEVQKAFREAGLDFAKQGVAITQENSLLDNTARIEGWVARFPMFDWVGGRTSEMSAVGLLPAALQAFDIREMLIGASMMDEATRSTVLRKNPAALLALCWYWATDGIGSKDMVVLPYKDSLLLFSRYLQQLVMESLGKEFDLDGNRVNQGISVYGNKGSTDQHAYIQQLREGVHNFFVTFIEVLRDRPPGHDWELEPGVTCGDYLFGMLQGTRSALYANDRESITVTVQEVTPRSVGALIALYERAVGIYASLVNINAYHQPGVEAGKKAAGEVLALQKRVLAVLNEASCEDPAESLTLQEIADRCHAPDDIEMIYKIIEHMAANDRALIAEGDCGSPYSLKVFLGECNVDELYA comes from the exons ATGGCTTCTGTTTCAGGCTTATGTTCTTCTTTTCCATCGTTGAAGCCTAATAACAGAATCGGCGGTGAACTCAGTCCGGTTCGCAAAGACTCACTCGCAGTGTCGACTCGTTCTAACTCGAGCTTTAAACACTCTGTTGCTCGTGAATTATCTGCTGATTTGTCGAAAACGAATGATGTCGCGGGTTTGAAGCAGGCTAAGCAAGATGGACTCGAGAAAGATCCTAAAGCGCTTTGGAGGAGATACGTTGATTGGTTGTACCAGCATAAGGAGCTCGGGTTGTACCTCGATGTGAGTAGGATCGGGTTCTCGGATGAGTTCGTTTCCGAAATGGAGCCCCGGTTTCAAGCCGCGTTTAAGGCTATGGAGGAACTGGAAAGAGGCGCCATCGCCAATCCTGATGAAGGACGGATGGTTGGCCACTATTGGTTGAGGAACGCGAAACTCGCGCCGAATCCGTTTCTGCAAGTTCAGATCGATAAAACTCTCGCCGCCGTTTGCGATTTCGCTGATGCCGTCATCAGCGGTAAG ATTAAACCACCTTCTCCAGAGGGTCGTTTTACTCAAATACTCTCAGTTGGCATTGGAGGTTCGGCTCTGGGCCCGCAGTTCGTCGCGGAAGCATTGGCTCCTGATAATCCTCCTCTTAAG ATAAGATTTATTGATAATACAGATCCTGCTGGAATCGATCATCAAATAGCACAACTTGGGCCTGAGTTGGCTTCTACTCTTGTAATTGTGATTTCAAAG AGTGGAGGTACCCCTGAAACAAGAAATGGTCTATTGGAAGTACAGAAAGCCTTCCGTGAAGCTGGTCTGGATTTTGCAAAACAG GGTGTTGCTATAACACAAGAAAATTCTTTGTTGGACAACACTGCAAGGATTGAGGGTTGGGTAGCCAGGTTCCCTATGTTTGATTGGGTTGGTGGCAGGACCTCTGAAATGTCTGCAGTTGGTTTGCTTCCTGCAGCACTTCAGGCAT TTGACATAAGAGAAATGCTTATTGGTGCATCCATGATGGATGAGGCCACTAGGAGCACAGTC CTGAGGAAGAATCCTGCAGCATTGCTTGCTTTATGTTGGTACTGGGCAACTGATGGGATTGGATCTAAG GATATGGTTGTTCTTCCTTACAAGGATAGCTTATTACTATTTAGCAGATATTTACAACAGTTGGTTATGGAATCGCTTGGCAAGGAGTTTGATCTGGATGGTAACCGG GTAAATCAAGGAATTTCTGTTTATGGAAATAAAGGAAGCACAGATCAGCACGC CTATATCCAACAACTGAGGGAGGGTGTGCATAATTTCTTTGTGACCTTTATCGAAGTTCTACGTGATAGACCCCCTGGTCATGATTGGGAGCTTGAACCGGGTGTTACATGTGGTGACTACCTGTTTGGAATGCTACAG GGCACAAGATCAGCTCTGTATGCAAATGACCGAGAATCCATCACTGTCACTGTCCAAGAGGTGACACCTAGATCTGTTGGGGCACTCATAGCACTTTATGAGCGAGCAGTTGGAATTTACGCCTCGCTTGTCAACATCAATGCTTATCATCAACCCG GTGTGGAAGCTGGGAAAAAAGCTGCTGGTGAAGTATTAGCTCTACAAAAGCGGGTTTTAGCGGTGCTCAACGAGGCCAG CTGTGAAGACCCTGCCGAATCATTGACGCTTCAAGAAATCGCTGACCGTTGCCATGCCCCGGACGAT ATTGAAATGATATACAAAATCATCGAACACATGGCCGCCAATGACCGAGCACTAATCGCCGAAGGAGACTGTGGTTCACCATATAGCTTAAAAGTTTTCCTCGGCGAATGTAACGTCGATGAATTATATGCGTAA
- the LOC105774232 gene encoding protein CutA, chloroplastic, whose amino-acid sequence MASSLFFRASNLVSSARIRRRIPLLGAFCVLGLGFPSLCSILPSSSYLKTSCPQSPHFVHIERSKFSTQSADKTVQAVKMEGNSNIVPSIVVYVTVPNREAGRKLAGSIVKEKLAACVNIVPGLESVYLWEGKINSDPEEMLIIKTRQSLLEALTEHVKANHEYDVPEVIALPITGASPQYLEWLKNSTRD is encoded by the exons ATGGCTTCCAGTCTCTTCTTTAGAGCGTCGAACCTTGTTTCATCGGCAAGAATACGACGCCGTATCCCACTACTCGGTGCGTTTTGCGTCCTGGGTTTGGGGTTTCCCAGTCTCTGCTCAATACTCCCTTCTTCCTCTTACCTCAAGACGAGTTGTCCTCAGTCTCCCCATTTTGTTCATATAGAAAg GTCGAAATTTAGTACCCAATCAGCAGATAAGACCGTTCAGGCTGTGAAAATGGAGGGGAATAGCAACATTGTTCCAAGCATCGTCGTCTATGTTACTGTTCCTAACAGAGAAGCAG GTAGGAAGTTGGCTGGAAGCATCGTGAAAGAGAAACTTGCAGCTTGTGTAAATATAGTACCAG GTCTGGAGTCGGTGTACCTATGGGAGGGAAAG ATAAACTCAGATCCTGAGGAGATGCTCATAATCAAGACAAGGCAATCCCTCTTGGAAGCTCTAACAGAGCATGTGAAGGCAAATCACGAATATGA TGTGCCCGAAGTTATTGCCTTGCCAATCACTGGGGCCAGCCCCCAGTATCTAGAATGGCTTAAAAACAGTACAAGGGACTGA